The Falco peregrinus isolate bFalPer1 chromosome 12, bFalPer1.pri, whole genome shotgun sequence genome has a segment encoding these proteins:
- the TRA2B gene encoding transformer-2 protein homolog beta, which translates to MSDSGEQNYGERESRSASRSGSAHGSGKSGRHTPARSRSKEDSRRSRSKSRSRSESRSRSRRSSRRHYTRSRSRSRSHRRSRSRSYSRDYRRRHSHSHSPMSTRRRHIGNRANPDPNCCLGVFGLSLYTTERDLREVFSKYGPIADVSIVYDQQSRRSRGFAFVYFENVEDAKEAKERANGMELDGRRIRVDFSITKRPHTPTPGIYMGRPTYGSSRRRDYYDRGYDRGYDDRDYYSRSYRGGGGGGGGGWRAVQDRDQFYRRRSPSPYYSRGGYRSRSRSRSYSPRRY; encoded by the exons ATGAGCGACAGCGGGGAGCAGAACTACGGCGAGCGG GAATCCCGTTCTGCTTCCAGAAGCGGAAGTGCTCATGGGTCTGGCAAGTCGGGGAGGCACACCCCTGCAAGATCTCGATCTAAGGAGGATTCCAGGCGTTCCAGGTCAAAATCTAGATCCAGGTCTGAATCCAG atctAGATCAAGGAGGAGTTCCCGTAGACACTACACAAGATCACGCTCTCGTTCCCGCTCTCATAGGAGATCCAGAAGTAGGTCTTACAGTCGGGATTATCGGCGACGACACAGTCACAGCCATTCACCCATGTCTACTCGCAGACGTCATATTGGAAACAGG GCAAATCCTGACCCAAATTGTTGTCTTGGTGTGTTTGGATTGAGTCTGTACACCACAGAAAGAGATCTGAGAGAAGTTTTCTCCAAGTATGGTCCAATTGCTGATGTTTCCATTGTGTATGATCAACAGTCTCGGCGTTCGAGAGGATTTGCATTCGTGTACTTCGAAAACGTTGAGGATGCTAAGGAA GCAAAGGAACGTGCCAATGGAATGGAGCTGGATGGAAGAAGGATCCGGGTAGACTTCTCCATAACAAAAAGACCTCACACACCTACCCCTGGAATCTATATGGGAAGACCCACTTA TGGCAGCTCACGACGACGAGATTACTATGACAGAGGGTATGACAGAGGATATGATGATCGTGACTATTACAGCAGGTCATACAG aggaggtggtggtggcggaggaggaggatggagagcTGTTCAAGATAGGGATCAGTTTTACAG GAGGAGATCACCATCCCCGTATTACAGCCGAGGGGGCTACAGATCTCGATCCAGATCTCGATCCTATTCACCTC gtcgCTATTAA